ATACTTGTAACCGGTAAAATGGTCATAATAATTCCTCCTTGAAGCATTAACATTAACTAATTGGTTTCAGAAATAAGCTCCGACATTGAATACAATCCCGGTTTTTTTGATGCAAGAAAGATGGAAGCCTTTAAAGCACCTACAGCAAATATCTCTTTTGATAATGCAGTGTGATTTATTTCTATTATTTCATCGTTTCCGGCAAAAATAACAGAGTGGTCACCTACTATTGTACCTCCGCGCACGGCATGTATACCAATTTCCTGCTTACTGCGTTTTTTCCTTCTGGAATGCCTGTCATGCATATATTCACATTTTTCATCAAGTGAATCATTAATAGCGTCAGCAATAGCAAGTGCTGTTCCACTTGGTGCATCGATTTTTTGATTATGATGTTTTTCAACTATTTCTATATCAAATTGGCCTTCAAGAACCTTAGCAGCTTTTTTCACCAAATCTATAAGTAAATT
This region of Clostridium sp. BNL1100 genomic DNA includes:
- the dapB gene encoding 4-hydroxy-tetrahydrodipicolinate reductase, which gives rise to MINILLSGCNGKMGQVITRLSDNFPELKIAAGFDINNNINNPYPVFTSLTDCNVDVDVIIDFSNPKAFSPLVEFAQEKHLPLVLATTGLSTEQVTVLKTSVARRIPVFFSANMSLGVNLLIDLVKKAAKVLEGQFDIEIVEKHHNQKIDAPSGTALAIADAINDSLDEKCEYMHDRHSRRKKRSKQEIGIHAVRGGTIVGDHSVIFAGNDEIIEINHTALSKEIFAVGALKASIFLASKKPGLYSMSELISETN